In a single window of the Mycobacterium bourgelatii genome:
- a CDS encoding DUF1684 domain-containing protein has translation MTTTADTATETFETAWHRWHADRERYFADPLGWVSLTGLYWLTEEFEVVADLPGQWRADADAVYVQGLDGTEKLEPVEGAPGLLVDIGERRIEVIRRTGSAALRVHDPNSPHLRTYQGIPTYQPNEKWRVAGRFTRYDEPRTVTTGAVVEGLEHHLNAVGVIDFELAGERQQLIAFGGADGALQVLFTDATSGVTTYPGARSLSIGERGDDGSVILDFNRASNLPCSFTDYATCPVAPAENRLSVAVEAGEKNPR, from the coding sequence ATGACAACCACAGCAGACACGGCAACGGAGACATTCGAAACAGCTTGGCACCGCTGGCACGCGGATCGTGAGCGCTACTTCGCCGACCCCCTCGGCTGGGTGAGCCTGACCGGGTTGTATTGGCTCACCGAGGAATTCGAGGTCGTCGCGGACCTTCCCGGGCAGTGGCGCGCGGATGCCGACGCTGTCTACGTGCAGGGGCTCGACGGAACCGAAAAGCTCGAACCCGTCGAGGGTGCGCCAGGATTGCTCGTCGACATCGGGGAACGCAGGATCGAGGTGATCCGGCGAACCGGATCGGCCGCCTTGCGGGTGCATGACCCGAACTCTCCCCATCTCCGGACGTACCAGGGCATTCCCACCTACCAACCGAATGAAAAGTGGCGTGTCGCAGGACGATTCACCCGGTACGACGAACCGAGAACGGTCACGACGGGTGCCGTCGTAGAAGGACTCGAACATCACCTCAATGCGGTTGGGGTCATCGATTTCGAACTGGCCGGTGAGCGCCAGCAGCTCATCGCGTTCGGTGGAGCCGACGGGGCGCTGCAGGTACTGTTCACCGACGCAACCAGTGGCGTGACGACCTATCCCGGTGCCCGCTCACTGTCGATCGGCGAGCGCGGCGACGACGGGTCCGTGATCCTTGATTTCAACCGTGCGTCGAACTTGCCGTGCTCGTTTACCGACTATGCGACGTGTCCGGTGGCGCCGGCCGAGAACAGGCTGTCCGTGGCGGTGGAAGCGGGTGAAAAGAACCCCCGTTGA
- a CDS encoding FAD-dependent oxidoreductase: MTTHTVDVLVVGAGPTGLSAAGDLARAGRSVTVLERRPTPHPASRAFATMARTLEVLDARGVAEGLLAHSHTAPGVTVFAGGRVDLSHLDSPYRFVMVTPQSNVDRALAGYAVEQGADIRRGVEVIGLSQDAGGVTVTTEHDSWRAKYVIGADGAHSTVRKLVGADFPGKTILSSIVLADVKLAHGPADGGLRVGSTRDVFALLAPYHRHDADGSWYRTMVWDRHHQVPDSEPVDRDEVVGILARAMGADLGVLEVEWKSRFHCDERQVTRYRHGRVFLAGDAAHVHSPMGGQGMNTGIQDAANLAWKIDAVLSGADDAVLDTYHDERHPIGKRVLLQSGMLARGITLHPRLARGLRNLLVPRLLRIARVRDTIAGSLAGTTLRYARNRGDHPLVGTRGTQIPLTHNRIGVLLRVAPGFLFVREHGTDEIDVAGLMQAERADDGPAVLIRPDGYLAWAGRSADRCGWMAALARWTGPEVQHPHAQFMTAPGGHPRRPVGARR, encoded by the coding sequence ATGACCACTCACACCGTCGACGTCCTCGTCGTTGGCGCCGGGCCCACCGGACTGAGCGCCGCGGGAGACCTTGCGCGCGCCGGCCGATCGGTCACCGTCCTGGAGCGCCGCCCGACCCCCCACCCGGCAAGCCGTGCCTTTGCCACCATGGCCCGCACGCTCGAGGTGCTCGATGCCCGCGGGGTCGCGGAGGGCTTGTTGGCGCACTCGCACACGGCGCCGGGGGTCACCGTATTCGCCGGTGGCCGTGTCGATCTCAGCCACCTCGACTCGCCGTACCGATTCGTGATGGTCACCCCGCAATCCAATGTGGACCGGGCGCTGGCCGGCTACGCCGTCGAGCAAGGGGCCGACATCCGGCGCGGCGTCGAGGTCATCGGACTCAGCCAGGATGCGGGCGGGGTGACCGTGACGACGGAGCACGACAGCTGGCGGGCGAAGTACGTTATCGGCGCCGACGGCGCGCACAGCACCGTGCGCAAGTTGGTCGGTGCTGACTTTCCCGGTAAGACGATCCTGTCGTCCATCGTGCTTGCCGACGTGAAGCTCGCCCATGGGCCCGCGGACGGCGGCCTGCGGGTCGGCAGCACCCGTGACGTGTTCGCGTTGCTGGCCCCGTATCACCGCCACGATGCGGACGGCTCGTGGTACCGGACGATGGTCTGGGACCGCCACCACCAAGTACCGGACAGCGAGCCGGTAGATCGGGACGAGGTCGTCGGAATCCTGGCCCGGGCCATGGGAGCCGACCTGGGCGTGCTCGAGGTGGAGTGGAAGTCCCGATTCCATTGCGATGAAAGACAAGTCACGCGGTACCGGCATGGCCGGGTGTTCCTGGCCGGCGACGCTGCACACGTCCATTCCCCGATGGGCGGGCAGGGCATGAACACCGGTATCCAGGACGCGGCCAACCTCGCCTGGAAGATCGACGCGGTGCTCAGCGGCGCCGACGACGCCGTGCTGGACACCTACCACGACGAGCGTCATCCGATCGGTAAGCGGGTGCTGCTGCAATCCGGCATGTTGGCGCGCGGCATCACCCTTCACCCGCGGTTGGCGCGCGGCCTTCGAAACCTGCTGGTGCCTCGGCTACTTCGGATAGCCCGGGTTCGCGACACGATCGCGGGCAGCCTGGCCGGCACGACCTTGCGGTATGCCCGCAACCGCGGCGATCATCCGTTGGTCGGCACCCGTGGAACGCAGATTCCACTGACCCACAACCGGATCGGCGTGCTGCTGCGGGTTGCGCCTGGCTTCCTGTTCGTCCGTGAGCACGGCACCGACGAGATCGATGTCGCCGGGCTGATGCAGGCGGAACGCGCGGATGATGGTCCGGCAGTGCTGATTCGACCAGACGGGTACCTCGCCTGGGCGGGCCGTTCCGCCGACCGATGCGGATGGATGGCGGCCCTTGCCCGGTGGACGGGTCCGGAAGTGCAGCACCCGCATGCACAGTTCATGACGGCACCCGGTGGACATCCGCGTCGGCCTGTCGGGGCGCGCCGCTGA
- a CDS encoding ParA family protein: MVAVSVLVLSGKGGTAKTLWQMMLAGEASRAGISTLLVDADPERNLSNHFGVSQHSTGLGSVLEEAGISFWGKPEQGAKRIDEEIIDTKWPNVELLPAGASLGRVANIGVSDTGLLRAIFTVGGIYDRYELVLIDTGGRTGSLEALAMHLGDVAYAPITPTRDAVRKAIEARNRVERIQQTHPLKWCGVVLSAFDSRIGIEQSIREQVYREFGDEVRAEVPRRAVINEAFQLGNRLGDCHDAVARSLARVFREFLERDLMGRPAPAPQ, encoded by the coding sequence GTGGTAGCCGTGTCGGTGCTGGTGCTCTCGGGTAAAGGCGGGACAGCGAAAACGCTCTGGCAGATGATGCTGGCAGGGGAGGCCTCGCGGGCCGGCATCTCCACCCTGCTGGTCGACGCAGATCCGGAGCGCAATCTGTCCAACCATTTCGGGGTGTCACAGCACTCGACCGGCCTGGGTTCGGTGCTGGAAGAGGCCGGCATCAGCTTCTGGGGGAAACCCGAACAGGGTGCAAAGCGAATCGACGAGGAAATCATCGACACCAAGTGGCCCAACGTCGAGTTGCTGCCCGCCGGCGCTTCGCTAGGCCGCGTCGCCAACATTGGGGTGTCGGACACCGGGCTGCTGCGCGCGATCTTCACCGTCGGCGGTATTTACGATCGCTATGAACTTGTCCTGATCGACACCGGCGGCCGCACCGGTTCGCTGGAAGCCCTGGCAATGCATCTGGGTGACGTGGCGTACGCGCCGATCACCCCCACTCGCGACGCGGTCCGCAAAGCCATCGAGGCACGCAACAGGGTGGAACGCATCCAACAAACCCATCCGCTCAAGTGGTGTGGGGTTGTGCTGTCCGCTTTCGACTCTCGGATCGGCATCGAGCAGTCGATCCGGGAGCAGGTGTACCGGGAGTTCGGCGACGAGGTCCGTGCCGAAGTGCCGCGGCGGGCCGTCATCAATGAGGCCTTCCAACTCGGCAACCGGCTCGGTGATTGCCACGACGCCGTCGCGAGAAGCCTTGCGCGGGTCTTCCGGGAGTTCCTGGAACGCGATCTGATGGGTAGGCCCGCCCCGGCACCCCAGTAA
- a CDS encoding GNAT family N-acetyltransferase, translated as MTTQILVLDKADDLVTALKVFRAAMVGLPPLSNTSPDVVTSLLEPGRTIGAFVDGQLVGTADAQTSRLTLPGGALVNHAAVTHIGVLPSFTRRGIATDLVRHQLRDMSARGEVVATLRASEATIYGRYGYGVASSAQTVEVRTARAALRPGVGTGGPVRLIEPDEAWDLLPRICAEHRSSRPGTIDRPQVWWQSLRLRTESSPGPSYIAVHGEPGAESGFARYRPIDTETWFVSDQRTIAVEDFYAPNTEAYLGLLRFLLGLDLIDRVTFWMLPVDDPLPYLLADRRAAKLVAVHDETWLRVIDARAALAARSYADGGSVTIAVNDPLLPANSATFAVSGDGATPADGPAQIDVDIEGLGAVLLGGASWRSLILSGLARSDDPGSVVVAERLFAVPDAPFAGFFF; from the coding sequence ATGACCACGCAGATCCTGGTTCTGGATAAGGCGGATGACCTCGTCACCGCGCTCAAGGTGTTTCGCGCCGCGATGGTTGGGTTGCCACCGCTGTCGAACACCTCGCCTGATGTCGTCACTTCGCTGCTCGAACCGGGCCGCACCATCGGGGCTTTCGTGGACGGGCAACTCGTGGGCACCGCCGACGCCCAGACCAGCCGACTGACACTTCCCGGCGGGGCGCTGGTTAACCACGCGGCCGTGACCCACATCGGGGTGCTGCCGTCGTTCACCCGACGCGGTATCGCCACCGACCTGGTGCGCCATCAGCTGCGCGACATGAGCGCGCGGGGTGAGGTCGTGGCGACGCTGCGGGCGTCGGAGGCGACGATCTATGGCCGGTACGGCTACGGGGTGGCCAGCTCGGCGCAGACCGTCGAGGTTCGGACGGCGCGCGCGGCGCTGCGTCCGGGCGTGGGGACCGGCGGGCCGGTGCGGCTCATCGAGCCCGACGAAGCATGGGACCTGCTGCCACGGATCTGTGCCGAGCATCGGTCATCGCGGCCGGGAACCATTGACCGCCCGCAGGTTTGGTGGCAGAGCCTGCGGTTGCGCACCGAATCTTCGCCCGGCCCTTCGTATATCGCGGTACACGGCGAGCCGGGAGCCGAGTCGGGCTTCGCCCGTTACCGGCCCATCGACACCGAGACCTGGTTCGTCAGCGATCAGCGCACGATCGCCGTCGAGGATTTCTACGCACCCAACACCGAGGCCTACCTCGGCCTGCTGCGCTTCCTGCTCGGCCTCGACCTCATCGATCGTGTGACGTTCTGGATGCTGCCGGTCGACGATCCGCTGCCCTATCTGCTGGCCGACCGCCGAGCCGCGAAACTTGTCGCGGTGCATGACGAAACGTGGCTGCGAGTCATCGACGCCCGTGCGGCACTGGCCGCCCGCAGCTACGCCGACGGTGGGTCTGTCACGATCGCGGTGAATGACCCTCTCCTGCCTGCTAATTCGGCCACCTTCGCGGTCAGCGGCGACGGCGCCACGCCGGCGGACGGGCCAGCCCAGATCGACGTCGACATCGAAGGGCTTGGCGCCGTGCTGCTCGGCGGCGCGTCCTGGCGGAGTTTGATCCTTTCCGGATTGGCCCGCTCTGACGACCCGGGGTCGGTCGTCGTGGCCGAGCGGTTGTTCGCCGTCCCCGACGCCCCGTTCGCCGGCTTCTTCTTCTAG
- a CDS encoding PadR family transcriptional regulator has translation MSLRDAVMAALLEGEASGYDLAKRFNASVADFWTATPQQLYRELEQLAQRGLIQARVVHQERRPNKRMYSLTEAGRQAIHDFTARAPKPSVFRDELLVKVAAVDAGNAEAVRDFILERLQWDRAKLERYERFRARLLDGRTEQEYFAQAERVGPYLTLLRGIAFEQENIRWAEQALAVIESRLHVQA, from the coding sequence ATGTCGCTCCGCGATGCAGTGATGGCCGCACTCCTCGAGGGCGAGGCGTCCGGATACGACCTGGCCAAGCGGTTCAATGCCTCCGTTGCCGACTTCTGGACGGCCACCCCGCAGCAGTTGTACCGCGAGCTGGAACAACTCGCCCAGCGCGGCTTGATCCAGGCGCGTGTTGTTCATCAGGAGCGTCGACCCAACAAGCGGATGTACTCACTCACCGAGGCTGGCCGCCAAGCCATTCACGACTTCACCGCCAGGGCACCGAAACCTTCGGTGTTCCGCGATGAGCTGCTGGTCAAGGTCGCGGCCGTCGACGCCGGTAATGCCGAGGCCGTCCGAGACTTCATCCTCGAGCGATTGCAGTGGGACAGAGCGAAATTGGAACGTTACGAACGATTCCGCGCCCGATTGTTGGACGGCCGCACCGAGCAGGAGTACTTCGCGCAGGCGGAACGAGTCGGCCCCTACCTCACGCTGTTGCGTGGAATAGCGTTCGAACAAGAGAACATTCGGTGGGCTGAGCAGGCGTTGGCCGTTATCGAAAGCCGGCTGCACGTGCAAGCATGA
- a CDS encoding cytochrome P450, translating into MPEATTDPVRLPPGPALPKFVQAVGFLVSRQRGLATLQRRWGDAFTLNLPTIGPAVVISDPALIKDLFTGGSELLGRPGNLGDILGPGSTFSLDGAEHLRRRKLLVPPFHGRRMTGYESIVEEEVLRETANWPEGREFETLQPMMRITLNTILRTVFGAQGAEFDQLREILPRWVTLTSRMAALPRALRRDLGPRSPWGRAVRYRQRYDDIIALLIHQARTDAEERGDVLSLLLAARYENGSPISDEHVADELLTLLAAGHETTATTLAWTVERIRRHPRLLARLAEEAGAGGSRLRQATIWEVQRTRPVIEGTTRVTKSRIRLGPWVIPPGYAIVASATLVHDAEANFADATRFDPDRFLDHPPDNYTWIPFGGGVRRCIGAAFANMEMNVTLRTLLREFEFAPTDAPGERTHLRGVATAPAKGGRAVVYRRVSGAPRQADADVHRVPS; encoded by the coding sequence GTGCCCGAAGCGACGACGGACCCGGTCCGGCTGCCGCCCGGTCCGGCCCTGCCGAAATTCGTGCAGGCCGTCGGCTTCCTGGTGTCGCGGCAGCGAGGGCTCGCGACCCTGCAGCGGCGGTGGGGCGACGCCTTCACCCTGAACCTGCCGACCATCGGGCCGGCGGTGGTCATCAGCGATCCGGCGTTGATCAAGGACCTGTTCACCGGCGGCAGTGAGCTACTCGGCCGGCCCGGCAACCTTGGCGACATCCTGGGGCCGGGGTCGACCTTCAGTCTCGACGGCGCGGAACACCTGCGGCGGCGCAAACTTCTGGTCCCGCCTTTTCATGGCCGCAGGATGACCGGTTACGAGTCCATCGTCGAAGAAGAAGTGTTGCGGGAGACGGCCAACTGGCCCGAAGGTCGGGAGTTCGAGACTCTGCAGCCGATGATGCGTATCACGCTAAATACCATCTTGCGCACCGTTTTTGGGGCGCAGGGAGCAGAGTTTGACCAACTTCGGGAAATCCTGCCGCGGTGGGTGACCTTGACCTCACGGATGGCGGCGCTGCCTCGCGCGCTACGGCGCGACCTTGGGCCGCGAAGTCCCTGGGGCCGCGCGGTGCGATACCGGCAACGGTACGACGACATCATCGCGTTGCTGATCCATCAAGCACGAACCGACGCCGAGGAACGCGGTGATGTGCTGTCGCTGCTTCTTGCCGCTCGCTATGAGAACGGCTCGCCCATCTCCGACGAGCATGTGGCCGACGAGCTGTTGACCTTGCTGGCCGCCGGCCACGAGACGACGGCGACGACCCTGGCGTGGACGGTGGAGCGGATCCGGCGTCACCCACGGTTGCTGGCCCGGTTGGCTGAAGAGGCCGGCGCCGGTGGTTCGCGGCTACGTCAGGCCACGATCTGGGAGGTCCAGCGCACCCGTCCGGTGATCGAAGGCACCACCCGGGTGACGAAATCCCGGATACGCCTGGGCCCGTGGGTGATTCCGCCGGGGTACGCGATTGTCGCCAGCGCAACGCTGGTGCATGACGCGGAGGCGAACTTCGCCGACGCTACGAGGTTTGACCCCGATCGCTTCCTGGACCACCCACCTGACAACTACACGTGGATCCCGTTCGGCGGTGGAGTCCGGCGCTGCATCGGTGCCGCGTTCGCCAACATGGAGATGAACGTGACATTGCGAACTTTGTTGCGCGAGTTCGAATTCGCCCCTACTGACGCTCCCGGCGAGCGCACCCACTTGCGCGGTGTCGCGACCGCTCCCGCCAAAGGTGGCCGTGCCGTTGTGTACCGGCGCGTCAGCGGCGCGCCCCGACAGGCCGACGCGGATGTCCACCGGGTGCCGTCATGA
- a CDS encoding TetR/AcrR family transcriptional regulator yields the protein MPPRVRDGEATRATILATARSQFGNQGFERTTIRSVASAAGVDPALVMHYFGSKAELFAAASRFDITFPDLSGVPPDRIADVLLPLFVAVWGPDGPFLPLLRAAATNPAATDALLGVFVERVAPALSAVVPDRAAERAALVGSQVLGLATARYILCIPALVQMDDAELIEWLRPVLARYLVGPAPQPA from the coding sequence ATGCCCCCAAGAGTGCGTGACGGCGAGGCCACCCGCGCGACGATTCTGGCGACCGCACGGTCGCAATTCGGCAACCAAGGCTTCGAACGGACGACCATCCGATCGGTCGCATCGGCGGCCGGCGTCGATCCGGCGCTCGTGATGCACTACTTCGGCAGCAAGGCGGAACTGTTTGCCGCGGCCTCCCGGTTCGATATCACCTTCCCCGATCTGTCCGGCGTGCCGCCCGACCGGATCGCGGACGTGTTGTTGCCGTTGTTCGTGGCGGTCTGGGGTCCCGACGGGCCGTTTCTGCCGTTGTTGCGTGCGGCCGCTACCAACCCTGCGGCCACGGATGCGCTGCTTGGGGTGTTCGTCGAACGGGTCGCCCCCGCCCTGTCCGCGGTGGTCCCCGATCGCGCCGCCGAGCGCGCGGCCCTGGTGGGATCCCAGGTGCTCGGTCTCGCGACGGCGCGCTACATCCTGTGTATCCCGGCACTGGTGCAGATGGATGACGCCGAGCTCATCGAATGGCTGCGACCGGTGCTCGCTCGCTACCTGGTAGGACCCGCGCCCCAACCCGCCTAG
- a CDS encoding cupin domain-containing protein: MARTSDHNRDRNWDPNWDKAFTVVQEVQPPFISQDAHAMTVVVEYGPGSRGAPPHRHPSGPAFGYVLEGEMLFELEGEPPRAIRAGEAFWEPGGDVIHYQDGNNRDDVRVRFVVTMLCVPGQPMLVLVDDDELAARQHLRASNP; the protein is encoded by the coding sequence GTGGCGCGAACCTCAGACCACAATCGGGACCGGAATTGGGACCCGAATTGGGATAAGGCCTTCACGGTGGTGCAGGAAGTCCAACCGCCTTTTATCTCCCAGGACGCCCACGCCATGACGGTCGTCGTTGAATACGGGCCCGGCAGCCGGGGCGCTCCCCCGCATCGGCACCCGAGCGGTCCGGCCTTCGGTTACGTGCTCGAGGGCGAAATGCTGTTCGAGCTCGAGGGTGAGCCGCCGCGGGCGATCCGCGCTGGAGAGGCGTTTTGGGAACCGGGTGGTGACGTCATCCACTACCAGGACGGCAACAACCGAGACGACGTCAGAGTGCGTTTCGTCGTCACGATGCTGTGCGTACCGGGCCAACCCATGCTTGTTCTCGTCGACGATGACGAACTCGCGGCACGCCAGCACCTGCGGGCGTCTAATCCCTGA
- a CDS encoding LLM class flavin-dependent oxidoreductase: MKFLLITLITHLPDPVTGAKKSAADRLRDVLEKAVLAEELGFDGFAVGERHEDPFISSSPPVVLSNIAARTSRIGLFTAVTTLSLLDPVRAFEDYSTLDNLSGGRLELIIGKGNGTAQAELFHVTTADQWDRNREGYELFRLLWENEDVTWSGRFRPPLVHAKTLPRPFQDRIRIWHGSATSRDSVDLAARHGDPIFSANVSHPVEPYAELVRHYRERWEFYGRRPEDALVGAGTAGFYVTKKSQDAVAAYRPAFEARLAAQRRGGLPAVFESIEDFIERSSALVGSPEQVIDKVGRYHEQLGHEVMHLSADNDGVTPNQQRRSLELFQSDVAPVLRQRIKSRPLVAQEGVVSNDNHSRHGNGDIRNSLAPLARGS, translated from the coding sequence ATGAAGTTTCTGCTGATAACACTGATCACCCACCTTCCGGACCCGGTCACGGGTGCGAAGAAGAGTGCCGCCGACCGGCTGCGCGACGTCCTCGAAAAGGCCGTCCTCGCCGAGGAATTGGGTTTCGACGGCTTCGCCGTCGGCGAGCGTCACGAAGATCCTTTCATCTCGTCCTCCCCGCCGGTGGTGCTGAGCAACATCGCGGCGCGCACCTCGCGGATTGGACTGTTCACCGCGGTAACCACGCTGAGCCTGCTCGACCCGGTCCGCGCCTTCGAGGACTACTCGACGCTGGACAACCTGTCCGGCGGGCGGCTGGAGCTGATCATCGGCAAAGGCAACGGGACGGCGCAGGCCGAGTTGTTCCACGTGACCACGGCGGACCAGTGGGACCGCAACCGCGAAGGCTACGAGCTGTTTCGCTTGCTCTGGGAAAACGAGGACGTGACCTGGTCCGGCCGATTTCGCCCGCCACTGGTCCACGCCAAGACACTTCCCCGGCCTTTTCAGGACCGAATTCGCATCTGGCACGGCAGTGCGACCAGCAGGGATTCCGTCGACCTTGCCGCGCGCCACGGTGACCCGATCTTCTCCGCCAACGTCAGCCACCCCGTCGAGCCCTACGCCGAACTGGTTCGTCACTACCGGGAGAGGTGGGAGTTCTACGGCCGACGGCCCGAGGACGCACTGGTCGGCGCCGGGACGGCCGGCTTCTACGTCACCAAGAAGTCTCAGGACGCCGTGGCCGCCTACCGGCCCGCGTTCGAGGCCCGCTTGGCGGCGCAGCGCCGCGGCGGGCTCCCCGCGGTCTTCGAGTCGATCGAGGACTTCATCGAACGCAGCTCTGCTTTGGTGGGCAGTCCCGAGCAGGTGATCGACAAGGTCGGCCGCTATCACGAGCAACTAGGCCACGAGGTGATGCACCTCAGCGCTGACAACGACGGCGTGACGCCCAACCAACAGCGTCGTAGCCTCGAACTGTTCCAATCCGACGTGGCACCCGTTCTGCGTCAGCGCATCAAAAGCCGCCCTCTCGTCGCACAGGAAGGTGTCGTAAGCAATGACAACCACAGCAGACACGGCAACGGAGACATTCGAAACAGCTTGGCACCGCTGGCACGCGGATCGTGA
- a CDS encoding nuclear transport factor 2 family protein, producing MRGFVSSQNPFRKAVEERDESAMLALLADDVVFTSPVAFKPYVGKPITAAILRGVLRIFEDFRYIREIGDDKGRDHALVFETGLAGVPGMKITGCDFLHFNDDGLIDQFMVMVRPLSGAKALAELMGAQFDRIQQEAVEFASAQGA from the coding sequence ATGCGAGGTTTCGTGAGCTCTCAAAATCCGTTCCGTAAGGCGGTCGAGGAGCGCGACGAGTCCGCCATGCTTGCTCTGCTGGCCGACGACGTGGTGTTCACCAGCCCGGTTGCGTTCAAGCCCTACGTCGGCAAGCCGATCACCGCCGCGATTCTGCGCGGCGTGCTGCGAATCTTCGAGGACTTCCGCTACATCCGGGAAATTGGCGACGACAAGGGCCGCGACCACGCGCTGGTGTTCGAGACCGGACTCGCGGGCGTGCCGGGAATGAAGATCACCGGCTGCGACTTCCTGCACTTCAATGATGACGGCTTGATCGACCAGTTCATGGTCATGGTGCGCCCGCTGTCCGGCGCGAAGGCGCTGGCCGAATTGATGGGCGCGCAGTTCGACCGGATCCAGCAGGAGGCTGTCGAGTTCGCCAGCGCGCAGGGGGCCTGA
- a CDS encoding flavin-containing monooxygenase: MSPRIVVIGAGLAGITALYVFTQRGFRDVTVLEKGSDVGGVWHWNRYPGLTCDVPSQLYQFGFAPKADWSHLFAEGADIQRYHRDVVASLGLREHIRLNTEVVAAQWFEDTASWRLCTATGEELEADVVVCATGVLHHPAIPDIPGLEEFDGPVVHTARWDDEIDLTAKDVAVIGTGSTGVQVVSALQPQAASIAHYVRSPQWILWAPMSLRQSARVSSLLTRFPAAHGQLYRTLLRVSGILADVATHPSWRRRAVQNYARLCLRLQVRDDALRKQLTPDYQPLCKRQVVSDNYYRAIQSANAELVTNPIEEVTPAGIRTADGRIRSTDVIVLATGFQAHNYMRPMEITGRDGLSLDKAWSGGPRAYRMTAIPGFPNLFTVLGPNSPTGSISLQYSAERTANYIVHFLNMLRDGKATSIEVTEEATDEFNAEVAEAMGPTVWNTGCNSWYLTENNTVDLWPYDRARLTAMLAAPELGHFDIR, from the coding sequence ATGAGTCCGCGGATCGTCGTCATCGGCGCGGGACTCGCCGGCATCACCGCGCTTTACGTTTTCACCCAGCGGGGTTTCAGGGACGTGACCGTGCTGGAGAAGGGCTCGGACGTGGGCGGGGTCTGGCACTGGAATCGCTATCCGGGACTGACCTGTGACGTGCCCTCTCAGCTCTATCAATTCGGGTTTGCACCCAAGGCCGATTGGTCGCACCTCTTCGCCGAGGGTGCCGACATCCAGCGTTACCACCGCGATGTCGTGGCTTCCCTGGGGCTGCGCGAACACATCCGGTTGAACACCGAAGTCGTTGCGGCACAATGGTTCGAAGACACGGCGAGTTGGAGGCTGTGCACCGCCACGGGCGAGGAGCTAGAGGCCGATGTCGTCGTGTGCGCAACGGGAGTGCTCCATCATCCGGCCATTCCCGATATCCCCGGCCTGGAAGAATTCGATGGACCGGTTGTGCACACCGCACGCTGGGACGACGAAATCGACCTGACCGCAAAGGATGTCGCCGTCATCGGCACCGGATCCACGGGCGTGCAGGTCGTGTCCGCGTTGCAACCGCAAGCCGCTTCGATTGCGCACTATGTCCGTTCACCCCAATGGATCTTGTGGGCGCCAATGTCGTTGCGCCAGAGTGCGCGTGTCAGCTCGCTACTCACGCGCTTTCCGGCCGCGCACGGGCAGTTGTATCGAACCCTGCTTCGAGTGTCCGGGATCCTGGCCGACGTGGCCACCCACCCCTCGTGGCGACGTCGCGCGGTCCAAAACTATGCCCGGCTGTGCCTGCGTCTGCAGGTGCGCGATGACGCACTACGAAAGCAATTGACACCCGACTACCAACCTCTGTGCAAACGGCAGGTCGTCTCCGACAACTATTACCGGGCAATTCAATCCGCCAACGCCGAGTTGGTCACCAATCCGATCGAGGAGGTTACACCCGCCGGGATACGGACGGCGGACGGTCGCATCCGGTCGACGGACGTCATCGTCTTGGCCACCGGGTTCCAGGCGCACAATTACATGCGGCCCATGGAGATCACCGGGCGTGACGGACTCAGCCTCGACAAGGCCTGGTCCGGCGGGCCGCGTGCCTATCGAATGACCGCGATTCCCGGTTTTCCCAACCTGTTTACCGTGTTGGGGCCCAACTCCCCGACCGGATCCATCTCGCTGCAGTACTCGGCCGAACGAACGGCCAACTACATCGTCCACTTCCTGAACATGCTCCGCGACGGCAAGGCCACCTCCATCGAGGTGACCGAGGAAGCGACCGACGAATTCAACGCGGAGGTGGCCGAGGCCATGGGACCCACGGTGTGGAACACCGGATGCAATTCCTGGTACCTCACCGAGAACAACACCGTCGATCTGTGGCCCTATGACCGCGCGAGGTTGACCGCGATGCTGGCCGCTCCAGAGCTGGGCCACTTCGACATTCGCTAG